CCAGGGTACGGCGAAAACAATTAGATTGGCAGAGTCGTAATCAAACGGCAAACCCAAGAGGTTGCCATTAATTTCACCGATGTCGCTGGGGTTATAGTTTTCGAGTTGATTAATCATTGATGGTTGATGGCTGATGATTGATGATTGATGATTGATGATTGATGATTGATGATTGATGACTGACAACTGACAACACTTCGACAAGCTCAGTGCATCGCTGACAACTGACTAATGGACACCTGTATTGTAATTGAGCAAATATAAAGATATCTCAAATTTTCTTGTGGGGTGGGCATCCTGCCCGCCCTGAATAGTGGGACGGGTGAGGACACCCATCCCACAAGATAATAATTTATTTATTAAAAATCCCTTACTTTGTGTTGTTTGTATCCTTCGTGGTTCGTTTTTTTATTCTTTTGCTTAAGCCCTGTTTTATATGGTAGGGTGCGTTATGGACGAACGTCCTAACGCACCAAAAATTAGTGATGGTGTGTTGCGCTTGGCGACAACACACCCTACCGATGCTAAGACGGTACTTCTCAGAGTGTATCGGTACAAGAGAATTTTGAAACTTGCTAAGGTGCGATCGCTTTCCCTCAACATCTGAACTACAAGTATAAGCAGTTTTTTGTCAAGCATTGCGTTTTTAACTCGACAATTCAAGTACAAAGGCGCAACGTCCGAGTACAAAGGCGCAACGTCCGAGTAAAAAGGCGCAACGTCCGAGCAAAAAGGTGCAACGTCCAAGCAAAAAGGCGCAACGTCCAAGTACAAAGGTGCAACGTCCAAGTACAAAGGCGCAACGTCCGAGCAAAAAGGTGCAAGCTTCGTGTTCAGAAGTCTAATCATCAAGTCAATGAGCGGCAATTGCGGGGAGAATTTACTAACCTCTTGGTGGATTTTTGTAAAAAGATTAAGCAAGCAGCAAAATTTGATGATTGATGACTGAATAATTCGTAATTCGTAATTCATAAATTTTTCTACTTTCAACCCAATACCCAGTCCCTAATCACCAGTCCCCAGTCCCCTTTACTCATTATGATTTTGCACATACACATCTCGAATAGGAAAAGGAATTGAAATTCCTGCTTTTTGATAGCGCTTATGCAATTTTTTAACAAATAAATGTTTGCCAATACGCTGGTCAAAGTATTCGCTTACCCGCATATAAAGTGTAAAATCTATACTAAAATCGCCAAAAGTATGAAACCTGATATAAGGTTCATTTGCTACTAAATCAGGTGCAATTTCTTGCATAACTTCTTTGGCAACTTCTACAGTTATTCGTTCAACTTCTTCCAAATCACTATCATAACTTACACCCACATTCATTGTTAAAGTTATTTCCTTTACAGGTAAATGATAATTAGTAAAAATTGCCGAAGCTAGTTTGGAGTTAGGTACAATAATTACATTATTAGAAAATTCCTTAATAGTTGTATTGCGCCAAGTAATATCTGTAATATATCCCTCATGTCCACTATCTAATTTGACATAATCTCCAGTTTTTACCTGTTTAGAAATAATTAGGTAAAAACCAGAAAATAGATTTGCTAACGTGTCTTGCAGTGCCAAACCTACTGCTATACCACCAATTCCTAAAGTTGTGATTATCGGTGTAATTTGAATACCCACCGTTTGCAACAAAATTAAAGATCCCAAAACTAAAACAGCAGTTTTAGCAACATTAGAAATTAGTGATGCTGTAACCCCCTCTGTTCTGTGAGTGTATAAAATTACAAAACCAGCAGTTAGTCTTGCCAAAACTAAAGTAACTGAATACAAAAAAGCAATTGTAATGATTTTTTGCAATAAAATCATTACATCTGGTTTGAGAGGTGCGCTAATAATTGCACCTAAGAACCCTGCAAGTACAAACCAGATAAATGGCATACGTTGCAGAGATTGAAAGATGATTTCGCTTCCGGGAATGTTTTTCTTGGCAGCAAATAATTTCAATCTTTGGAAAATAAATTTTTCACCAATTACACCGAACAGCAAGCCAGATATAATCAATGCCAGAGGTAAAATCCAGTCAATCATATAAATTTTAAATTTGCAATGAAAAATTTCATGTATCCACAGGCGTGATGTCATTCTTGCCAAATTTTACCTTGTTAGTGCCTCAAGGGATGTTTGAAAAGTCGTTTTGAAGGCTCAAATCTTTGCTTGAAGCAAGTAGGGAGTCGGGAGTGGGGAGTAGTGTAAAGATTATGGTTAGAAATTATTAATAACTATGGAATTGCCAATTATTTATCATCCAGATTACGTTGCACCGCTACCTGAAGGTCATCGCTTCCCGATGTCCAAGTTCCGAAAACTCTATGAATTACTTTTAGCTGACGGCGTGGCGCAAACAGAACAATTTCACACCCCCAACCGTCCGCAAAGAGAGTTAATCGAGACAGTTCACACCCCAGACTACGTTACAGCCTACTGTGAAGGTACGCTAGAACCCAAAGCACAACGGCGCATAGGTTTGCCTTGGAGTCCAGCACTGGTGAATCGTACCTGTGTAGCGGTTGGTGGTACAATACTGACTGCTAAGTTGGCACTAAGTCAGGGTTTAGCTTGCAATACTGCTGGTGGCACTCATCATGCCTTTCCCAGTTATGGGTCTGGTTTTTGTATTTTCAATGATTTGGCGATCGCCTCTCGCGTTCTGCAAAAACTTGGACTTGTTCAAAAAATCCTAATTGTAGATTTAGATGTCCATCAAGGCGATGGCACTGCCTTTATTTTTCAAGGCGACGAGACAGTTTTTACCTTCTCGATGCACTGTGAAGTCAACTTTCCCGGTAATAAGCAAAAAAGCGATCTGGATGTTCCCCTATCAGTAGGAATGGAAGATGATGCCTACTTACAAACTTTGGCGCGTTTTCTACCAGATTTATTATTAGATGTCAAGCCTGATTTAGTATTTTATGATGCAGGTGTTGATCCTCATATAGGCGATCGCTTAGGCAAATTAGCCTTGACCGATACTGGCATTTTTCGCCGAGAAATGCAGGTTTTGAGTACCTGTGTCAGTGGTGGTTATCCCGTCGCCTGCGTCATTGGTGGCGGCTATGCCGACGATATAAAATCTCTTGTCTGGCGTCACTCTCTATTGCATCGCGCCGCTAGTGAAGTTTATCGGCAATTGCGACTCTAGGGAAGCGGGGGGGATGGGGAGCAGGGGGGGATGGGGAGCAGGGGAGCAGGGGAGCAGGGGGAGATGAGGGAGATGAGGGAGAAATAACTCCTAACTTCTAACTCCAAACTCCTAACTTCTAACTCCTAACTCTTAAGGCCCATGCAGAAATTCGTCTAATTCGATACAATTTATAGGCTGGGAGAGCCGAGGAGAACTAACAAGTGGTCTTATCAAAAGGCTTTGAGATTGAGATGTATACCGGCACGCCTCAAGGTGCAATCGTCGGTCTCTCTGACAAAATTGTCGGGGTTTTGGATGGATTTATGCGCGAGCCAGATAGCCGCAATGTAGAATACATAACCAACCCATCCAGTAGTTATGAAAAGCTTTTGTGCGCGTTGCTGCGTCCCCGGCGAGATTTGCGAAACTACCTCCAAAGCTTGGGGGACTATACCCTAATTCCAGGCAGTACTCTGTCTTTGAGCGGGGGCGATCGCTTTTTTCGTTCCGATCCCACTAATCCATATCACGACTACATTGAAAAAACCTACGGCACAAAAGTAGTTACAGCCAGCGTTCACATCAACATTGGCATCAGCGACCCGGAAGTACTAATGCGGGCTTGTCGCCTAATCCGGGTAGAAGCACCTTTGTTTCTTGCCCTGGGCGCCTCGTCTCCCTTCCTAAATGGTAAAACCACTGGCTATCACTCGACTCGGTGGGGAATCTTTCCACAAACACCAAGCCATGTGCCGTTATTTGAAAGTCACGCCCATCATATCGAATGGGTAGAAAATCAATTGGCTGCTGGCACAATGCAAAATGTCCGGCATTTGTGGGCATCTGTGCGACCAAATGGCGATCGCCGTCCCTATGACCTCAATCGTTTAGAACTGCGAATTTGTGATTTAGTTACAGACCCCATTGCTTTACTAGCAATTACTGCATTGCTTGAAGCAAGGTTATTGCAGCTAATAGATAACCCACACCTCGACCCATTAACTCAAAGCACTTTTTCTCCTGAAGAACTGGTCGCCCTCACCGCTAGCAATGAAGCAGCGGCTGCTGTTGCTAGTCTCGATGCTCAATTGCACCATTGGCAAGACGGCAGAATCATTCTAGCCAGAGATTGGATTGCCGAAATGTACACTGAAGTTTGGCCCATCGCCAAACAACAAGGCTTTAGCTGTTTCCTTTCCCCTCTACAGAAAATCCTCCGCGAAGGTAATGAAGCCCAGCAATGGTTACAACTGCACGCAGTCGGTTTTGACACTCAGCGCGTCATCACCCAAGCTATCATTGCCACCCTAGACCGCGAAATAGAATTAGAAGATAAATTGTGTTCGTCTCTAGCTGCTTAACACTGCTAGGACTGACGCATGGGATAAGAGCCTGAAATGGTAGAGTTTCCTGGAGTAGTGCTGTCTCCAGGAAATTACCATGAGTATATTTTTTAGACAAAACAATATTTTTTGAGTACTAAACAAAAATATTCTCGAATCCTTCCTTGGGTAAATCTATTATTTTGTTTTAAAATTCTAATCGATAGAATTTGTTTGGTTATTATTAACAAAACCTATATATCACCTCTACCTTTTGGTAGATTTTTTATATCATATAGATCATTTTATACAAAGTAGAAGTTATACGGGCAATGCCGCAGGTCGTTTTAGTAAATCCACAAATTCCCCCCAACACAGGCAATATTGCGCGTACATGCGCTGCTACAGCCACAGAATTACATTTGGTCGGGCCCTTGGGGTTTGAAATTAGCGATCGCTACCTCAAAAGGGCTGGCTTAGATTACTGGCCTTACGTCAAGCTGCACTATCACGAATCCCTAGAAGCCTTTAAAACCATACATCAAGCGCGTGGAGGCAGATGGCTTGGCTTTACTGTTAAGGGCAGTTTTAATTACGTCCATTTTCAGTTTCAAGCTGATGACTGGTTACTTTTTGGCAGTGAAACCACTGGCTTACCACCAGAAATTTTGTCAATTTGTGATGCTACGCTTTGTATTCCTATGGCACAACCTGGGGTTCGGAGTTTGAATCTTTCTGTAAGTGTAGCCGTCGGTTTGTTTGAAGCCCGTCGTCAGTTAGGCTATCTACTGTAATGTTTTTCAAAATTTTTACTAAGTATTGCTACTTATAAAAATCGAAAATATTAATCTAAAAATATTATTAATTGTAGAAAGTTGCTCCGTTGTTATGGAAATAACAAAGTTTTGTTTTATACTGTTAGATTAGTAAATTGCGTGAATATAGTGAAAAATACTCAGGGTAAAAAGTGTATTGATATAAGAAATTTGTATAGTAAATTCCAGGGTATAACTAATTTGAATGATAGATTTTCATGAATTTGAATTATCTTGGTTTTAGGAACAAAAGCGGGAAAGGCAAGTCTTATAAGGCATTTGGTCTTTTTCGTATTAATAGGTAATTCTCAGGAGGACAAAAGTAGCTTGAAGTTTGTACGGTTGTTTTCTAGGGAAGAATCAACGTAAAGTCTCGTGTTGGGAAGACTGATCAAGTAGAAAAACCTTGAATATATCTACAGCAGGGGGCATCGCTTTTCCAGAAACCGTAGCAGTTTCATTGCCCAAGCGCGATAATCAACCAGATAAATCTATATTCTGGTCATCGCAACTGAAGCAACAACAGGCGCGGATAACTGCCAAAAGCAACATTTTCTAGGTGGTGAGGAGTGGAGCGGACAAGTAAGCACAGCAATTTTTAAGTTTTGCTAACATCTGTGAACTTGTCTAAATCAGAGAAGCAGGTTAATCTTGCGTAAGTATCTCTGGTGGATGTGATCTTGAACCGTAGTTCGATGTGATCAAAATCATTCGGTAATATCGGACTGAAAAATATCGAGATCAGTTAAGCGCTAGTGATCATAGGAGGTCGTCTTTGAAACGAGCATTGAAAAAAAGAGTGAAGGCTGTGCTGAAAAATACCCCCAGCAACGATGATGCCCCGCTAGAGCCACATATAGTTAATCCAACGGTTAAACGTCGGGCGCGGACAAGAGCTGCCATGATTGGCTTGGCAATTTCAATGGGAGCAACCAGCCTTTTAGTGACTCGGCAAAGCGATCAAGCCCAAGCAGCAGCGCCCGTAGGCAGCCAAAAGGCAGCCTCAGCTATTCCAGCTGCTCCTGACACTGAAGTGAAATTTGCTCCCACAAAGCTGAAGACTCAAACAGTCTCGTCAGCAAGTGTGCCAGAAAACCCTGTCATAGTGGAACCGACAGCAATTTCACAGTTGCCTGGGCTTGAAGCGAAATTGCAAGTTGCGGCAAGTGGAATGCCTATAAAAGTTCCAACATCAGAAACTTTTTCTAAAACAGCAGTTGATAAAAATTCCGTCAACCAGCAACCCCAATTGTTACAGGGATTGCAAACAGCTAAGCATCCAGAACAGACAGTAAAAAAACTGTCTAGTGCTGATAGTGTTGCTGACGAGAAAACTGCATTTTTGAAAGCCGAACCACAAAAGGTGGCACAACAAAGCACAGTCGCCAATAGTGAAGTTGATGCTAAATTAAAGGCGCAGCAAGAGTTTGCCCTGAATAGCTTACAAGAAAAATCGAACCGTTTAAGAAAAAGTCTGGCAAAGTTGCGGTCTGGGGAGTCGAAAAATTTATCAAAATCTGCTACTGAGTTGGCACAGACAACGACAACAGAAGATAAATTACCACCAATCAGCGCGAGTAGCACGGTAATAGAACAAGCGCCAGTTGCCAATGAAGCTAACAAAGCAACGGCACAAGTAACAAGTGAGCCGGTACAGCAACTAGCAACAACACCTGCACCAGCCAAACCAAAAATTGCCGCTTCATCGGGGACAACAGCCTACGAAGTCAAACCTGGAGATACACTAGCAGCGATCGCTAGCAGATACAATACTTCAGTTGCAGAACTAGTTAAGGCAAATAACCTCACCGATCCCAATCAACTGAAAATTAGTCAAAGACTAATTATTCCTGCTGCTCAGGCTAAACCCAAAGCTCTACCACAGACAATAGCAGTGGTTAACCCCACTGGGATGCAGTCCAGCACTGATCAGGTGGTAGCCACTTTCCCTGTAAACACTCCTAGTGTGAGCCAGAATCTATCGGTGACTTCACAGTTACCAGTTTTGGCCGACAACAGCAGTATTACTGTCCCCACACCACAAGCTGCGGACAAGCAGATAGAAACAAATACTGCCTTGTCTGACGAAAAGTCACCTGATGTCTATACGCCAAATCAAGTCCCTGCCAACGTCAATACTAACGGCGTAGGTGGTGACACACCAGTACCAAGAGCCATTGCCCAAATGCAGCAGGCTAAAAAACCTGGGCAAAAAGTTGCAATGGACAAAGATGAACGTCTCCGCAGCTTACAAGCAGAAATCCAGAGATTACAGCAGAAATATCGCGCCCAGCAGTCCGGGAATGTAGTTGTGCCCGTAGCTAACGATACTGAAAGCAATAGTGCTGCCGTGCCGATTCCCGTTGCTACTCCCAATGATTTGGCGGTATCTAGACCCGTTTCGGGAAGTAAGGATTTTGCGGTGTCAATTCCCGTTCCTAGCCCGTTAACGCCTAGCTATAGCAATCAACCCAAGACTGAATTGCGTGCTATTCGCCCCATCGACGAGCCAGTAAATCCAGAGTTCTTGCCTAATCAAGGTCAGTTACGGCAGACTCCTCGCAACACATCCGGCACTAAAATCGCAACACCTCCTATTGGTGTCAATGCCTCTGATTCATTAGGCAGGATGCGGGGAACCACCGTTACTCCAAGAGTCTCGCTACCGCCTTTGGCAGCAGTAGATCAATATCTGCCTAAACCGATTGACGAGACTATACCGCCTCCTTCAACATCTTCTGTTGCTTACGTTTGGCCTGCCAAGGGTGTACTGACCTCCGGCTATGGTTGGCGCTGGGGAAGAATGCACAAAGGAATTGACGTGGCTAATGCTACTGGTACACCAGTTTATGCATCAGCTGACGGGGTAATAGAAACAGCTGGCTGGAATAAAGGCGGCTATGGCAACCTTGTAGATATCCGCCATCCTGATGGCAGTATGACTCGCTATGGTCATAACAGCAAGATTCTGGTAAAACCAGGTCAGGAGGTACATCAAGGAGAAACAATTGCTTTAATGGGTAGCACTGGTTTCAGTACTGGGCCACACAGCCACTTTGAAATCCATCCAACAGGTAAGGGAGCAGTTAACCCAATAGCTATGCTACCCCGCTTATAATTCCTGCTTGACTTTAACTAAAAATAATTACCTTATTTTTAAGAGGGGGCTTAAGCTCCCTCTTTTATTTTCAATATTATTAA
Above is a window of Nostoc sp. UHCC 0702 DNA encoding:
- a CDS encoding peptidoglycan DD-metalloendopeptidase family protein; its protein translation is MKRALKKRVKAVLKNTPSNDDAPLEPHIVNPTVKRRARTRAAMIGLAISMGATSLLVTRQSDQAQAAAPVGSQKAASAIPAAPDTEVKFAPTKLKTQTVSSASVPENPVIVEPTAISQLPGLEAKLQVAASGMPIKVPTSETFSKTAVDKNSVNQQPQLLQGLQTAKHPEQTVKKLSSADSVADEKTAFLKAEPQKVAQQSTVANSEVDAKLKAQQEFALNSLQEKSNRLRKSLAKLRSGESKNLSKSATELAQTTTTEDKLPPISASSTVIEQAPVANEANKATAQVTSEPVQQLATTPAPAKPKIAASSGTTAYEVKPGDTLAAIASRYNTSVAELVKANNLTDPNQLKISQRLIIPAAQAKPKALPQTIAVVNPTGMQSSTDQVVATFPVNTPSVSQNLSVTSQLPVLADNSSITVPTPQAADKQIETNTALSDEKSPDVYTPNQVPANVNTNGVGGDTPVPRAIAQMQQAKKPGQKVAMDKDERLRSLQAEIQRLQQKYRAQQSGNVVVPVANDTESNSAAVPIPVATPNDLAVSRPVSGSKDFAVSIPVPSPLTPSYSNQPKTELRAIRPIDEPVNPEFLPNQGQLRQTPRNTSGTKIATPPIGVNASDSLGRMRGTTVTPRVSLPPLAAVDQYLPKPIDETIPPPSTSSVAYVWPAKGVLTSGYGWRWGRMHKGIDVANATGTPVYASADGVIETAGWNKGGYGNLVDIRHPDGSMTRYGHNSKILVKPGQEVHQGETIALMGSTGFSTGPHSHFEIHPTGKGAVNPIAMLPRL
- a CDS encoding mechanosensitive ion channel family protein, yielding MIDWILPLALIISGLLFGVIGEKFIFQRLKLFAAKKNIPGSEIIFQSLQRMPFIWFVLAGFLGAIISAPLKPDVMILLQKIITIAFLYSVTLVLARLTAGFVILYTHRTEGVTASLISNVAKTAVLVLGSLILLQTVGIQITPIITTLGIGGIAVGLALQDTLANLFSGFYLIISKQVKTGDYVKLDSGHEGYITDITWRNTTIKEFSNNVIIVPNSKLASAIFTNYHLPVKEITLTMNVGVSYDSDLEEVERITVEVAKEVMQEIAPDLVANEPYIRFHTFGDFSIDFTLYMRVSEYFDQRIGKHLFVKKLHKRYQKAGISIPFPIRDVYVQNHNE
- a CDS encoding histone deacetylase, coding for MELPIIYHPDYVAPLPEGHRFPMSKFRKLYELLLADGVAQTEQFHTPNRPQRELIETVHTPDYVTAYCEGTLEPKAQRRIGLPWSPALVNRTCVAVGGTILTAKLALSQGLACNTAGGTHHAFPSYGSGFCIFNDLAIASRVLQKLGLVQKILIVDLDVHQGDGTAFIFQGDETVFTFSMHCEVNFPGNKQKSDLDVPLSVGMEDDAYLQTLARFLPDLLLDVKPDLVFYDAGVDPHIGDRLGKLALTDTGIFRREMQVLSTCVSGGYPVACVIGGGYADDIKSLVWRHSLLHRAASEVYRQLRL
- the gshA gene encoding glutamate--cysteine ligase, which produces MVLSKGFEIEMYTGTPQGAIVGLSDKIVGVLDGFMREPDSRNVEYITNPSSSYEKLLCALLRPRRDLRNYLQSLGDYTLIPGSTLSLSGGDRFFRSDPTNPYHDYIEKTYGTKVVTASVHINIGISDPEVLMRACRLIRVEAPLFLALGASSPFLNGKTTGYHSTRWGIFPQTPSHVPLFESHAHHIEWVENQLAAGTMQNVRHLWASVRPNGDRRPYDLNRLELRICDLVTDPIALLAITALLEARLLQLIDNPHLDPLTQSTFSPEELVALTASNEAAAAVASLDAQLHHWQDGRIILARDWIAEMYTEVWPIAKQQGFSCFLSPLQKILREGNEAQQWLQLHAVGFDTQRVITQAIIATLDREIELEDKLCSSLAA
- a CDS encoding tRNA (cytidine(34)-2'-O)-methyltransferase, yielding MPQVVLVNPQIPPNTGNIARTCAATATELHLVGPLGFEISDRYLKRAGLDYWPYVKLHYHESLEAFKTIHQARGGRWLGFTVKGSFNYVHFQFQADDWLLFGSETTGLPPEILSICDATLCIPMAQPGVRSLNLSVSVAVGLFEARRQLGYLL